The genomic segment AGCCAATTGGATCACCGTCGAATAAACAAGTTTAGAAGTTAGGCGCGCTATAAGAGTTTGGATAGAGCTCGGTGACAACCTTAAACTGCTGGACCACATAATACTTTTCAACTTCGACTAAAATGAGCGCACAGTTCGGGGAATCGGTGAATTCAACCAGTGATGGGTGTTTGATAAGATGATGAAGAAGGAAGGGCGCCTTTTCATCCAAAGCAAGCTCCCGAGCATTCCCAAAAACGGTTACTGCAACAGCTCGATGGAGATTGCTTTCCTGGTTTGACCGGTTGTCAACGAGGAGAGAAACACGACGATTTTTTTTCATATTGGTATATTTTTGAGTATTACGGTAGGTCGCAAAAACTATTGAATGTAAATCATCGGTGGCCGAAAAATTGACAATACTACAATGAGGCGTATTTCCATTGGAAGTACCTAACACTGCCAGATTTTGAGTTTGCATTAAATTTTGGATAATTGGTATAACTGATGAGTTTTTCATTTTGATTATCGAAATCTCAATGAATTTTAATCACTTTTTCACTCATTTTAACATAACTTGACAATCGAAATAGGTTTTTTGAAGAAAACTAAAATAATACTAAAGTTGAATTACTAAAAGATAAAAAATAGCAACTCAGCCGATTTTTTATTGTTAAGAAGCTCTTGTAAAACTCTTAATTATAAAAAAATTGAAAGTTAATGGATTGGCATTAAAATGAAACCAGAATATGCCAAACAAAAGTCCAGGCAAGACGATCGGTGTTTTCCCAAACTTCC from the Candidatus Atribacteria bacterium ADurb.Bin276 genome contains:
- a CDS encoding Pyridoxamine 5'-phosphate oxidase, whose protein sequence is MKNSSVIPIIQNLMQTQNLAVLGTSNGNTPHCSIVNFSATDDLHSIVFATYRNTQKYTNMKKNRRVSLLVDNRSNQESNLHRAVAVTVFGNARELALDEKAPFLLHHLIKHPSLVEFTDSPNCALILVEVEKYYVVQQFKVVTELYPNSYSAPNF